In a single window of the Nodularia spumigena CCY9414 genome:
- a CDS encoding photosystem II reaction center protein L, with the protein MDRSPNPNNQPVELNRTSLYLGLLLVFVLGILFSSYFFN; encoded by the coding sequence ATGGATAGATCGCCTAATCCGAATAATCAACCGGTTGAACTAAACCGGACTTCACTATACCTGGGACTACTTTTAGTCTTTGTTCTAGGAATTCTGTTCTCTAGTTACTTCTTTAACTAA
- a CDS encoding photosynthesis system II assembly factor Ycf48 codes for MGIMKNWQRIFALLIVVFLCIGCSKVPSTVSNPWAIISVPTDSKLLDIAFTDNSQHGFLVGGDATLLETNDGGDTWKPLTLELDDPKSRFDSVSFAGKEGWILGEPSLLLHTTDEGSSWSRIALSEKLPGSPIAIYALGENTAEMATDVGAIYRTQDGGINWKAQVEGAVGVVRNIERSPDGKYVAVSAKGSFYSTWEPGQTSWEPHNRNNSRRLENMGFAENGQLWLLARGGQVQFSEPNNPEEWQEAQNPELATSWGLLDLAYRTPDELWIGGGSGNLLSSADGGQTWEKDRDVEGVAANLYKVVFFNSDQGFVIGDRGVLLKYQPNIAKTSSPEAG; via the coding sequence ATGGGTATTATGAAAAATTGGCAAAGAATATTTGCCTTGTTGATAGTAGTTTTCTTGTGTATAGGTTGTAGCAAAGTCCCCTCTACCGTCTCTAACCCTTGGGCGATAATTTCTGTACCAACAGACTCGAAGCTGCTGGATATCGCCTTTACTGATAACTCTCAGCATGGTTTTCTCGTGGGTGGCGATGCTACTCTTTTGGAAACAAATGATGGTGGTGATACTTGGAAACCGCTAACACTGGAATTGGATGATCCGAAGTCTCGCTTTGACTCAGTAAGTTTTGCTGGCAAAGAAGGCTGGATTTTGGGTGAACCTTCGCTACTGTTGCATACCACTGATGAAGGTAGTTCTTGGTCACGCATTGCTTTAAGCGAAAAACTACCCGGTAGTCCCATTGCTATTTATGCTCTGGGAGAAAATACGGCGGAAATGGCTACCGATGTGGGAGCGATATATAGAACTCAAGACGGTGGTATCAACTGGAAAGCCCAGGTTGAGGGAGCCGTTGGTGTGGTGCGTAATATTGAGCGATCGCCTGATGGTAAATATGTTGCTGTTTCGGCTAAAGGTAGTTTCTACTCTACTTGGGAACCAGGACAAACTAGCTGGGAACCCCATAACCGCAATAATTCTCGCCGCTTAGAAAATATGGGTTTTGCGGAGAATGGGCAGTTGTGGCTGCTGGCCCGTGGGGGTCAGGTGCAGTTTAGCGAGCCTAATAATCCCGAAGAATGGCAAGAAGCACAAAATCCTGAGTTGGCTACTAGCTGGGGTTTATTGGATTTGGCTTATCGCACTCCTGATGAACTTTGGATAGGCGGCGGTAGCGGTAATTTACTGTCAAGCGCTGATGGTGGTCAAACTTGGGAAAAAGACCGTGATGTGGAAGGAGTAGCGGCTAATTTGTATAAAGTTGTTTTCTTCAACTCTGATCAGGGATTTGTGATAGGCGATCGCGGCGTTTTGCTAAAATACCAACCAAACATTGCCAAAACTTCCTCACCAGAGGCAGGTTAG
- a CDS encoding RNA-guided endonuclease InsQ/TnpB family protein has protein sequence MLVLEYKVKAKKLQYLAIEEAIKTTQFIRNKCLRYWMDAPRELKIDRFALNKYSTELRNEFKFVANLNSMAVQSSAERAWLAISRFYENCKKKVSGKKGYPRFQHDNRSVEYKTSGWKLNQTQRRITITDKKGIGELKLLGKWDIETYPVKSIKRVRLVRRADGYYCQFCIDVEVLDIQPLAGNEIGLDVGIQSFYTDSNGHQEANPKFLRKAESKIKHAQRRIYKKKKGSSGRKKARAIFARKHLRISRQRNEHAKRIARNVCKSNDLVAYEDLRVRNLLKNHCLAKSIADASWYLFRQWIEYFAGKFGKLAIAVAPHYTSQKCSNCDAIVKKSLSTRTHVCNCGCSLHRDENAAINILNLAGQARTGHVQSNAVGLVAATLLGESLLEQVTR, from the coding sequence TTGCTAGTTCTAGAGTATAAAGTCAAAGCCAAAAAACTACAATACTTAGCTATTGAGGAAGCCATCAAAACAACTCAATTCATTAGAAATAAGTGTTTGAGGTATTGGATGGATGCACCAAGAGAGTTGAAAATTGATAGATTTGCGCTCAATAAGTATTCAACGGAACTACGCAACGAATTTAAATTTGTGGCTAACTTAAATTCAATGGCAGTGCAATCATCAGCCGAAAGAGCATGGTTAGCAATATCAAGGTTTTACGAAAATTGTAAAAAGAAAGTATCAGGTAAAAAAGGGTATCCAAGATTTCAGCATGATAATCGCTCGGTTGAGTATAAAACATCAGGTTGGAAGCTAAACCAAACTCAACGCCGTATTACCATTACTGACAAAAAAGGTATTGGTGAGTTGAAATTGCTGGGTAAGTGGGATATTGAAACTTACCCGGTTAAATCAATTAAGCGTGTTAGATTGGTACGCCGTGCTGATGGCTATTACTGTCAATTTTGTATTGATGTTGAGGTTTTAGACATTCAACCATTGGCAGGTAATGAAATTGGTTTAGACGTTGGAATTCAGAGCTTTTACACAGACTCAAACGGACATCAAGAGGCTAATCCCAAGTTTTTGAGAAAGGCTGAGTCAAAAATCAAACACGCTCAAAGACGCATTTACAAAAAGAAAAAAGGTTCGTCAGGACGTAAAAAAGCTAGAGCTATATTTGCCAGAAAGCATTTGAGAATAAGTAGGCAACGGAATGAACACGCTAAGAGAATAGCGCGTAACGTGTGCAAGTCTAACGACTTAGTAGCCTATGAAGACTTACGAGTGCGTAATTTACTCAAAAATCATTGTTTAGCTAAGTCAATTGCTGACGCTAGCTGGTATTTGTTTCGGCAATGGATTGAGTATTTTGCTGGTAAATTTGGTAAATTAGCCATTGCTGTAGCACCACATTACACATCACAAAAATGTTCAAACTGTGATGCTATCGTTAAAAAATCCCTATCAACGCGCACCCATGTTTGTAATTGTGGATGTAGTTTGCATAGGGATGAAAATGCAGCAATTAACATTTTGAATCTTGCAGGACAAGCTAGGACGGGGCACGTCCAAAGTAACGCTGTAGGACTCGTGGCCGCTACTCTTTTAGGCGAAAGCCTATTAGAGCAAGTGACGAGGTAG
- a CDS encoding NAD(P)H-quinone oxidoreductase subunit J gives MAEEDSKPVPAAEESLVKAGQISQWLTENGFDHESLEPDKLGIEIIKVEADFLLPISTALYAYGFNYLQFQSGIDLGPGEDLVSVYHLIKVGDNAVKPEEIRVKVFLPRENPSVPSVYWIWKTADWQERETYDMFGIVYEGHPNLKRILMPEDWVGWPLRKDYISPDFYELQDAY, from the coding sequence GTGGCTGAAGAAGATTCCAAACCAGTACCAGCAGCAGAAGAGTCTCTAGTTAAAGCCGGTCAAATTTCCCAATGGTTAACGGAAAATGGTTTTGATCATGAGTCTTTGGAACCTGATAAGCTTGGGATAGAAATAATTAAAGTAGAAGCAGATTTTCTGCTGCCTATTTCTACAGCCCTTTATGCTTACGGGTTTAATTACCTTCAGTTTCAATCTGGTATTGACCTTGGACCTGGTGAAGATTTAGTCAGTGTCTATCACTTGATTAAAGTCGGTGATAATGCTGTTAAACCTGAAGAAATACGGGTAAAAGTGTTCTTACCTCGTGAAAATCCCAGCGTGCCTTCAGTTTACTGGATCTGGAAAACCGCAGACTGGCAAGAGCGCGAAACTTATGATATGTTCGGCATTGTCTATGAAGGTCATCCGAATCTGAAGCGGATTTTGATGCCGGAAGATTGGGTGGGTTGGCCTTTGCGGAAGGATTATATCTCGCCTGATTTCTACGAGTTGCAAGATGCTTATTAG
- the psbE gene encoding cytochrome b559 subunit alpha, whose protein sequence is MSGTTGERPFSDIITSVRYWVIHSITIPALFIAGWLFVQTGLAYDAFGTPRPNEYYTQTRQELPIVKDRFGAKQQVEQFIGK, encoded by the coding sequence ATGTCAGGTACCACTGGAGAACGTCCGTTTTCGGACATTATTACCAGCGTTCGTTACTGGGTAATTCACAGCATCACCATTCCCGCATTATTTATTGCTGGGTGGCTCTTTGTCCAAACCGGATTGGCTTATGATGCTTTCGGCACTCCCCGTCCTAACGAATACTACACACAAACACGGCAGGAATTGCCCATTGTGAAGGATCGTTTTGGCGCTAAACAGCAAGTTGAACAATTTATCGGTAAGTAG
- a CDS encoding RNA polymerase sigma factor SigF, which translates to MPTTASNELKNEIWQLLREYEQSRSDTIRNKLVKLNFGLVRKEAHYWMNQCRENYDDLVQVGYLGLIRAIEKFEISKGHAFSSFAIPYIRGEIQHYLRDKGVTVRIPRRYLALQQQAIGVSRDLCEKYNRQPTDSELAAALAISLNEWQEIKLAWVNRSPLSLDVPVLDSEEGTTSLGELVPDPKYRSFQLAQEDQIRLQQALFELEKCTREVLECVFFQDLTQKQVAEHLGISVVTVSRRVKKGLGLLKKMMSVKED; encoded by the coding sequence ATGCCTACTACAGCCAGCAACGAACTCAAAAATGAAATTTGGCAGTTACTGCGAGAGTATGAGCAATCTCGCTCAGACACTATTCGCAACAAACTGGTAAAACTAAATTTTGGACTTGTGAGAAAAGAAGCTCACTATTGGATGAATCAATGCCGTGAAAATTATGATGATTTAGTCCAAGTTGGATATTTGGGCTTAATTCGGGCGATAGAAAAATTTGAGATCTCTAAGGGACACGCCTTCAGCTCCTTTGCTATTCCCTATATTCGTGGTGAAATTCAACACTATCTGCGAGATAAAGGCGTTACAGTCAGAATTCCTCGGCGCTATTTAGCATTACAACAGCAGGCCATAGGAGTTTCACGTGATTTGTGCGAAAAATATAATCGCCAACCTACTGACTCTGAACTAGCCGCAGCATTGGCAATTTCTCTGAATGAATGGCAAGAAATTAAACTAGCATGGGTGAATCGCTCCCCTCTGAGCCTAGATGTTCCAGTGTTGGACTCAGAAGAAGGAACCACCAGCCTGGGAGAATTAGTTCCTGATCCCAAGTATCGCAGCTTTCAACTGGCGCAAGAAGATCAAATTCGCCTGCAACAAGCATTGTTTGAGTTAGAAAAATGTACTCGTGAAGTTTTGGAATGCGTCTTTTTCCAAGACTTGACACAAAAACAAGTCGCAGAACATCTGGGAATTAGTGTAGTGACAGTTTCCCGCAGAGTAAAAAAAGGGCTGGGCTTGTTAAAGAAGATGATGAGTGTGAAGGAAGATTAA
- a CDS encoding Uma2 family endonuclease — translation MSTLVKSISLEEFLELPETKPASEYIDEKISQKPMPQGEHSLLQVELCEAINRTAKPPKTALAFPELRCVFGGAAIIPDIAVFRWERIPREASGRIANRFQTHPDWAIEILSPDQSQAKVLRNLLHCSQNGTELCWLIFPEEASILTIFPNQRVEMLTGADSLPVLSNIDLSLTVEQVFSWLTL, via the coding sequence ATGAGTACGCTAGTCAAATCAATCAGCTTAGAAGAATTTCTGGAACTCCCTGAAACTAAACCCGCTTCCGAATATATAGACGAAAAAATTAGCCAAAAACCCATGCCCCAAGGAGAACATAGCCTATTACAGGTAGAACTTTGTGAAGCAATTAACAGGACAGCCAAACCTCCAAAAACTGCCCTTGCTTTTCCCGAACTGCGTTGTGTTTTTGGCGGTGCTGCCATAATTCCTGATATTGCCGTATTTCGTTGGGAACGCATTCCCCGTGAAGCATCTGGCAGAATAGCCAACCGCTTTCAAACTCATCCCGACTGGGCAATAGAAATCCTTTCCCCAGACCAAAGTCAAGCCAAAGTTCTCCGTAACCTGCTACACTGTTCCCAAAATGGCACAGAATTATGCTGGTTAATTTTTCCAGAAGAAGCCAGCATTTTAACTATATTCCCAAATCAACGAGTTGAAATGCTCACAGGTGCAGACTCGTTACCCGTTCTCAGCAATATTGATTTATCCCTAACTGTTGAGCAAGTTTTTAGCTGGCTAACGCTGTAA
- a CDS encoding rubredoxin, whose amino-acid sequence MSEQAKEQAVETPALDRYECRACGYVYEPEKGDDSHNIEPGTLFAELPITWRCPVCTAKKIAFANIGPVGTVSGFKENLGYGLGVNRMTPGQKNLLIFGALALGFLFFISLYGLQ is encoded by the coding sequence ATGAGCGAACAAGCTAAGGAACAAGCTGTTGAAACTCCGGCATTAGACCGTTATGAATGCCGTGCCTGTGGTTATGTTTACGAACCTGAAAAGGGAGACGATAGCCATAATATTGAACCAGGTACTCTGTTTGCTGAACTGCCCATAACTTGGCGTTGTCCAGTATGTACTGCGAAGAAGATTGCTTTTGCCAATATTGGCCCTGTTGGTACTGTGTCGGGTTTTAAAGAAAATCTGGGTTATGGGTTGGGTGTTAACAGAATGACACCAGGGCAAAAAAATCTGCTGATTTTTGGGGCTTTGGCTCTTGGTTTCTTGTTTTTTATCAGTCTCTACGGCTTACAATAA
- the psbF gene encoding cytochrome b559 subunit beta has protein sequence MTSGNDINQPVTYPIFTVRWLAIHTLGVPSVFFLGAIAAMQFIQR, from the coding sequence ATGACTAGCGGAAATGACATAAATCAACCAGTTACCTATCCCATTTTTACAGTGAGATGGCTGGCAATTCATACTTTGGGTGTACCTTCGGTCTTCTTTTTAGGCGCGATCGCCGCCATGCAGTTTATTCAACGCTAG
- a CDS encoding photosystem II manganese-stabilizing polypeptide — MRYRALIVAFLAVCLGLLTACSDAPTSSNSRDLLTYEQIRNTGLANKCPQLTETSRGSIPIELSQSYTIKELCLEPTNFFVKEEPANKRQVAEFVPGKLLTRYTSTIDQVQGDLKVNPDNSLTFLEADGLDFQAITVKLPGGESVPFLFTIKDLVAQTQPGLTSINTSTDFEGTFKVPSYRGASFLDPKGRGVVSGYDNAVALPAQADDEELTRANVKRVETLDGTISLQVAKVDSVSGEIAGTFESEQPSDTDLGAGEPKEVKIRGLFYARVEPNRA, encoded by the coding sequence ATGAGGTATCGCGCTTTAATTGTTGCATTCTTGGCTGTATGCCTGGGACTATTAACTGCTTGCAGTGATGCTCCCACTTCTTCTAATAGTAGGGACCTACTGACTTACGAACAAATTAGAAACACTGGCTTGGCTAACAAATGCCCCCAACTCACAGAAACTAGTCGTGGCTCCATTCCCATTGAATTAAGCCAGTCTTATACCATCAAAGAACTCTGTTTGGAACCAACCAATTTCTTTGTCAAAGAAGAGCCTGCTAATAAACGGCAAGTAGCTGAGTTTGTGCCTGGTAAATTGTTGACCAGATACACTTCCACCATTGACCAAGTACAAGGCGACTTGAAAGTTAACCCAGATAATAGCCTGACCTTTTTAGAAGCCGATGGTCTGGACTTCCAAGCCATCACAGTCAAACTTCCTGGTGGTGAATCAGTACCTTTTCTCTTCACCATCAAAGATTTAGTAGCTCAAACACAACCTGGTTTGACCAGTATCAACACCTCTACGGACTTTGAAGGTACTTTCAAAGTTCCCTCCTACCGTGGTGCTTCTTTCCTAGATCCTAAAGGTCGTGGTGTCGTCAGTGGCTATGATAATGCCGTAGCTCTTCCTGCTCAAGCTGATGACGAAGAACTCACCCGCGCTAATGTTAAGCGCGTTGAAACTCTTGATGGCACAATTTCTCTGCAAGTCGCTAAGGTAGATAGCGTTAGTGGTGAAATTGCTGGTACTTTCGAGAGCGAACAACCATCTGATACTGATTTGGGTGCTGGTGAACCTAAAGAAGTCAAGATTCGCGGTCTGTTTTATGCACGGGTTGAACCAAATCGCGCCTAA
- a CDS encoding MAPEG family protein: MGTPLHWYSLCVVALFLKMFALSAYQGFYRISRREFVNPEDSAVFNQPPAKEDLPQVQRAAKAWLNDLENIPIFIGLGIAYVLTEASPGAAIWLFSAFTGARILHTLMYLLGLQPWRTITYAVGILCLLGMSWNIISALLY, from the coding sequence ATGGGAACCCCTCTTCACTGGTATTCGTTGTGCGTTGTAGCACTATTTCTGAAAATGTTTGCGCTTTCAGCTTATCAAGGATTTTATCGGATCAGCAGACGTGAGTTTGTCAACCCAGAAGACTCCGCAGTATTCAATCAGCCACCTGCTAAGGAGGATTTACCACAAGTCCAACGAGCGGCTAAAGCTTGGCTGAATGACTTGGAGAACATTCCCATATTTATTGGTCTGGGAATAGCGTATGTGTTAACCGAAGCATCGCCTGGGGCTGCAATTTGGTTGTTTTCTGCTTTTACAGGTGCGCGGATACTACATACCTTGATGTATCTTCTCGGTTTGCAGCCTTGGCGAACCATTACGTATGCAGTGGGAATCCTTTGTCTACTAGGAATGAGTTGGAATATAATAAGTGCGCTTTTATACTAA
- a CDS encoding photosystem II reaction center protein J, with the protein MSAGSGRIPLWVVATIAGLGVITVVGIFFYGAYSGVGSSM; encoded by the coding sequence GTGTCTGCTGGAAGTGGAAGAATTCCCCTGTGGGTTGTCGCTACAATCGCAGGTTTAGGTGTAATTACAGTTGTAGGTATTTTCTTTTACGGAGCCTATTCTGGAGTCGGTTCTTCAATGTAA
- a CDS encoding type II toxin-antitoxin system VapB family antitoxin, with product MINNIVIDEKLIDDAIKATGIKTQREVIELGLKTLIKLKEQEKIKTYRGNLKWEGDLEEIRTNQ from the coding sequence ATGATTAACAATATTGTTATTGATGAAAAACTTATAGATGATGCTATTAAAGCAACTGGAATTAAAACTCAACGAGAAGTTATAGAACTTGGGTTAAAAACACTGATTAAACTAAAAGAACAAGAAAAAATTAAAACTTATAGAGGCAATCTAAAATGGGAAGGCGACCTTGAAGAAATAAGAACAAATCAATGA
- the ndhC gene encoding photosynthetic/respiratory NAD(P)H-quinone oxidoreductase subunit C, with amino-acid sequence MFVLSGYEYLLGFFIICSLVPALALSASKLLRPSGNSLERRTTYESGMEPIGGAWIQFNIRYYMFALVFVVFDVETVFLYPWAVAFHRLGLLAFIEALVFISILVVALVYAWRKGALEWS; translated from the coding sequence GTGTTTGTCCTTAGCGGTTACGAGTACCTTCTAGGCTTCTTCATCATCTGTAGCCTAGTTCCAGCCCTTGCACTTTCAGCCTCCAAGCTCCTGCGACCCAGTGGTAACAGCCTAGAACGGCGCACTACATACGAATCCGGCATGGAACCCATTGGCGGAGCCTGGATTCAGTTCAATATTCGCTACTATATGTTTGCCCTCGTCTTCGTCGTCTTTGACGTAGAAACCGTATTCTTGTACCCTTGGGCGGTTGCCTTCCACCGTTTGGGGCTTTTGGCATTCATTGAAGCCTTAGTTTTTATTTCAATTCTTGTAGTTGCCCTAGTCTACGCCTGGCGTAAAGGAGCGTTGGAATGGTCTTGA
- a CDS encoding NADH dehydrogenase subunit K, producing the protein MVLNSKLTSPDKEQIINPIERPAITQDLSENVILTTVDDLYNWARLSSLWPLLFGTACCFIEFAALIGSRFDFDRFGLIPRSSPRQADLIITAGTITMKMAPQLVRLYEQMPEPKYVIAMGACTITGGMFSMDSPTAVRGVDKLIPVDVYLPGCPPRPEAIIDAIIKLRKKIANDSMQERGQLKQTHRFYSTTHNLKPTEQILTGKYLQSETRYTPPKELTEAIGLPVPPALLTAKTQEKEQNRRG; encoded by the coding sequence ATGGTCTTGAACTCAAAATTAACAAGCCCAGACAAAGAGCAAATCATCAACCCGATTGAACGTCCCGCAATCACACAGGACTTGTCAGAAAACGTCATCCTGACCACAGTTGATGACCTATATAACTGGGCAAGGCTTTCGAGTCTGTGGCCTTTGCTGTTTGGTACAGCTTGCTGCTTCATTGAATTTGCCGCTTTAATCGGCTCCCGGTTTGACTTTGACCGTTTCGGACTCATTCCCCGTTCCAGCCCCCGCCAAGCCGATTTAATTATTACAGCAGGCACAATTACGATGAAGATGGCACCCCAATTGGTGCGTCTTTATGAACAAATGCCCGAACCCAAGTATGTCATCGCTATGGGTGCTTGTACAATTACTGGCGGGATGTTCAGCATGGATTCTCCCACAGCTGTCCGTGGAGTTGATAAACTGATTCCTGTAGATGTTTACTTGCCTGGTTGTCCCCCCCGTCCAGAAGCGATTATTGACGCAATTATTAAATTGCGGAAAAAAATAGCTAACGATTCCATGCAGGAACGAGGACAACTGAAGCAAACCCACCGTTTCTACAGCACAACTCACAATCTCAAGCCCACTGAACAGATTTTAACTGGTAAATATTTGCAGTCAGAAACTCGCTACACACCACCCAAGGAATTGACAGAAGCTATTGGTTTGCCAGTTCCACCCGCACTGCTGACAGCAAAGACTCAAGAGAAGGAGCAAAACCGCCGTGGCTGA
- a CDS encoding photosystem I reaction center subunit VIII: protein MTGLVFPAVTMAFLLLYIERDDIS, encoded by the coding sequence CTGACTGGTCTAGTTTTTCCAGCAGTGACAATGGCGTTTTTGCTGTTATACATCGAACGCGACGATATCAGCTAA
- the vapC gene encoding type II toxin-antitoxin system VapC family toxin: protein MILVDSSVWIDYSNGRETPETNKLDGLLGVEPLAIGDLILTEVLQGFRSDSDYRTANKLLTFLTIFEMLGVNFALKSVDNYRFLRKRGITIRKTADVIIATFCIETQNSLLFSDKDFLPFVEHLGLYNVSTEI from the coding sequence ATGATTCTTGTAGATTCAAGCGTCTGGATAGACTATTCCAATGGCAGGGAAACCCCAGAAACAAATAAACTAGATGGTCTTCTGGGAGTAGAACCGCTTGCAATTGGTGATCTTATTTTAACTGAAGTTTTACAAGGATTTCGCTCAGATAGCGATTATAGAACAGCAAATAAATTGTTAACTTTTCTGACAATTTTTGAAATGTTGGGTGTTAATTTTGCTCTCAAAAGTGTTGATAACTATAGATTTCTCAGAAAGCGTGGTATCACCATTCGGAAGACGGCTGATGTTATTATCGCAACTTTCTGTATCGAAACCCAAAACTCACTTCTATTCAGTGACAAAGATTTTTTACCATTTGTGGAACATCTTGGGTTATACAACGTTTCAACAGAAATATAA